The proteins below are encoded in one region of Manis javanica isolate MJ-LG chromosome 8, MJ_LKY, whole genome shotgun sequence:
- the ZDHHC22 gene encoding palmitoyltransferase ZDHHC22, translated as MLALRLLNVVAPAYFLCISLVTFVLQIFLFLPSMREDPEATPLFSPALLHGALFLFLSTNALGNYVLVIQNSPDDLNTCQGTPARRASCPPPSTHFCRVCARVALRHDHHCFFTGNCIGSRNMRNFILFCLYTSLACLYSMVAGVAYISAVLSISFAHPLAFLTLLPTSISQFFAGAVLGSEMFVILMLYLWFAIGLACAGFCCHQLLLILRGQTRHQLRKGVAVRARPWRKNLQEVFGKRWLLGLLVPMFNVGGESSKQWDK; from the exons ATGCTGGCCCTGAGGCTGCTCAACGTGGTGGCCCCCGCCTACTTCCTGTGCATCTCACTGGTGACCTTCGTGCTGCAGATCTTCCTTTTCCTGCCCAGCATGCGCGAGGACCCCGAGGCTACCCCGCTGTTCTCCCCCGCGCTGCTCCACGGCGCACTTTTCCTGTTCCTCTCAACCAACGCCCTGGGCAATTATGTCCTGGTCATCCAGAACTCCCCAGACGACCTGAACACCTGCCAGGGAACCCCGGCCAGGAGGGCTTCGTGTCCCCCGCCTAGCACCCACTTCTGCCGAGTGTGTGCCAGAGTCGCCCTGAGGCACGACCATCACTGTTTCTTCACGGGCAACTGCATCGGCAGCAGGAACATGCGCAACTTCATCCTGTTCTGTCTCTACACCTCCCTTGCCTGTCTCTACTCCATGGTGGCTGGTGTGGCCTACATCTCTGCAGTCCTCTCCATCTCCTTCGCCCACCCCCTGGCCTTCCTCACGCTCCTGCCCACCTCCATCAGCCAGTTCTTCGCCG GAGCTGTCCTCGGTTCTGAAATGTTCGTCATCCTGATGCTCTACCTCTGGTTTGCCATCGGCCTGGCCTGTGCAGGCTTCTGCTGCCATCAGTTGCTGTTGATCCTCCGGGGGCAGACGCGCCACCAGCTGCGCAAGGGGGTAGCAGTGAGGGCTCGGCCCTGGCGTAAAAATTTACAGGAGGTCTTCGGGAAGAGGTGGCTGCTGGGCCTGCTGGTGCCCATGTTCAATGTTGGAGGTGAGAGCTCCAAGCAGTGGGACAAGTAG